The genomic interval ATTTTTGGTCCTCCTCGGTTGCCTTTAGATGATCTAAGAAATCATGGGTTTTGTGTATTACTTATGACATTACCTATGCCTTTTGAATAATATAAGAAAGGATTGACAGGAAATCGcggacctcaaagcccacctgGTTTCACCACCCCTGGCCaagatcaggctgtccaggacccccatccaacctgcccttgaacacctccagagatggggcattcacagcttctctggacacactgtGCCAGGGTCTCGCCACCcactgagtaaagaacttcctcctaaaatctaacctaaatctcccttcttttagtttaaagctattcctCCTTGTTCTCTCACCATCTGCTCATGTAAAATGTCAGTTCTGTTCCTGCATGTACTCCTGCTCCTATTAAGTGCTGGAAAGCCAGAAAGAGGTCTCCgtggagccttttcttctccaatgTAAACAATCCCAACTTTCTCAACCTTTTTTCAAATGAGGGATTcttcagccctctgagcatcctaGTGCCTCCTCTGGGCCTGCTGCAACAGTTCCACGTTTTTCCCGAActggaggccccaggcctggatgtaGTACTCCAGTACTCCTACTCATGAGGGCAGAGAAGAAACAGACAAttccctctctccctgctggttacccctctgttgatgcagcccaggttaCTGTTGCAAGCACATACTGCCAGATCATTTTTTCATCAACCAGCACCTCCAAGTCCTTTTCCGTTGGGATTGGGCAGATGTGTAAAACACTGGATAGAACCATACAGTCAGCAAAATGGTAAGACTAGCTAACATGACAAGTTGTTAAATCACCTTCATAGAGACATTAATGGAGAAAATACATCAACTTACAGGATACAATTTAGCAATAATGACACCAATCTTGGCATTACATAGGAGAACAAAGAAGAACCACTAGAGCATCAtttgttctgaaatatttcattgaaaaatCCTGAAgattgatttcatttggcataATGTAAATGATTCCTTACTTTTTCCCCCCTACATGTATCGCTATTTGATGTTGATAAATTACATGGTTTCATAGCTACACTgaccaaaatgaaaatgaaacgCATTAGAAACAGCATTCTAGCATACTTCTCAGCAGTTTTAAGAAgcctgaagaaagaaatcaggaagCTGCATCAGGAGGGGAGAATCAGCACTGAGTTCTGCAgtctgtgacagcaacagggctgAGCTGTGTCGTAGGAGGGGCAGCTcggggtcagggaaagggtctgcaccggagggcggtgggcacggaacgggctgcacagggcagaggGCACGGCCCCGAGCTGCTGTAGCTCAGGGGGTGTTTGGACAGAACTCAGACATAGCGCTGGCGTTTCGGCGCTGCTATGTGGAGCCCAGGGCTGGGCGTGGTGATCCCCGTGTATCCCTTCCAACtggggatattctgtgattttgtcgttattattaacaaataaatgaaaacgTAAGTCTAAccatagcagcagcagcaagtccTCCAGGTGTGTGattgtcaaaagaaaaagcagattactcatttctgaattttcctACAGTTGCACGTATTTCAAGCTGCACTCGCCCCAGACCAGACCCCAGTTCCCTCACTCCCCGAAGCTCGCATTTCGTTTTCCGTTTTGTGGAAAGATCCAGCAGCAGATTAACATTtccgtattttttttttttttttttttttggttgttgttttttttcgGATTTCCGCATTTGCAGCCAGTTGGCTTACCTCCCCCGTTTCCTTTAACCAGCCGACGCCCGTGCAGCCTGGTCCCACCCTCCCGCGCTCACCGCAGCCTGCGCGGCCCGCCCAGCCCGCGCTGCCATCTTTCCCCGCCCCCGAGTGCCGCCATATTGGGTGCCGCGGCGTTCCGCACTACGGCTGCCAGCGAGCGCTCCGCGGTGCGCGCTGCGGTTCGGTCCCCCGTCGCGGCCGGTTGGCGGCGGGGAAGCCATGTTCTACAGCAGCTCGCAGCGGCGGTACTGGACCTTCCGAAGCGAGGAGGATCTGGCGCGGAGCCGGGCCGATGCCAACCGAAAATTTCGCAGCAAAGCGGTTGCCGGCGGGAAGGTGCGGGGCGGAGGGGTGGGGGACGGGGTGGGGGACGGGGTGGGGGACGGGGTGGGGGACGGGGTGGGGGACGGGGTGGGGGACGGGGTGGGGGACGGGGTGGGCTGGGCCGCCTCTGCGGGGCCGCCGAGGGGAGGGGCGGCTCGGGCCGGGCCTCTTCAGATCGGTGTGTTTCCCCCAGGTGCAGCAGGGTGACTTATTCTTGCTGGAGGCCCACGAGGAGCTGGCGATATGCAAGTACTACGAGAAGAGGCTGCTGGATTTCTGTGCCGTCTTCAAGCCAGCCATGCCACGGTCTGTGGTGGTAAGCAGAAGCGTTCCGTCGTGAGGTGTTCCCTGCTTCCTCGTGGCTCTGCCGTCCGGGAAAAGATTGGTTTCCTTAGTGGTCCTGCAGGAGTTGAGCTCGGTTGGGCCTACTTCcgttttggttttggtttggaaGGGCTTTCGGAGCCCATCCAGCTcccccccctgctgtgggcagggctgcccccccagctcaggctgcacaaGGCCCCGTCCATCCTGGACCTGAGCAGCTCCCggtgcagcctcaccacccCCTCAGGGCCAGGGCCTCACCGCTccctcagtgaaaaatttctcccTCTAAAGTTTCCCCAGTGACTTGAGTGCAttgagagggaggaaggaggactTACAGCTGAAGCAGGGAATTGAATTGTGCTTCACTTCTAAGCGTGTTGTTCGGAAGCATCCCACCAGTAGTACCTCTTTTTGGCTGCTGTGGTGAATAACAAAATGATGAGCGTCTTGTTTGTATGCACTGTGGCTGTATCACAGTAGGCACTGTTACGTGCTGTGAACTCCATCTTTACATTTCAGAACTGAGCCCAGTAAGGTACATGTGCTGAGTCAAACTTCGCTAGTAAGAGGTTGGAAATACTTGATCTGTGCTGATGGAGTTCACATTAAATTGGAAACTTGGCACTGACGGACTGAAGTATTCCATTTTAATGTGAGATGAGATTGTAATGAAGGTATTCTAGACTGCACATTGTATTCATGAATAAACATCTAAAAATGACATAAAACTGCTATTTTGTAGGGTTTTTGCATGCATAAATGAATTAGACTTTGAATGACATGGCATTCTGTGAATTTTAGTGTGCTTGTGTATCTTGTATGCCAATAGTACGCATTCAGACTTTGTTTTatgaattttattattattgtttcttaatccacttttatttctgcatttaactctttccttctctttttaaaaattaagggAACAGCTTGCATATATTTCAAACGTTTTTATCTCAGTAACTCAGTGATGGAGTATCATCCTCGGATAATAATGTGAGTTTTCAACACATTGTGAGTTATTGTACCGATCAGAATAATAGAAGTATTACTTTATTTGTTAAGATATGAACaaaataggaaaggaaatgcaaaaagtGTGGTCACTTTCCGTTTCCACTTGGAAAAGTTTATTATATTCTTAATATAGTACttcaaaaacttttaaaataataataaatctgtGTGGAACTTTCGATAAAAGGCTGAATGCTGCATGTAttaattgtttgctttttttctttcccccaaacTACTCAAGGCTAACATGTGCATTTTTAGCCTGTAAAGTAGATGAGTTTAATGTGTCCAGCTCTCAGTTTGTTGGTAACCTTCGAGAAAGCCCCCTTGGGCAAGAAAAAGCTCTTGAACAGATACTGGAATATGAACTACTGCTTATTCAGCAGTTGAACTTCCATCTTATTGTGCACAATCCATACAGGCCATTTGAGGGAATTCTAATTGATTTGAAGGTAATGCCGTTTTATCTGCTATGtactttatattttaatgtaatacAAATACGgattttatgcttttgtttctgtgctcatGAAGGTATAGATTCTGAAGTGATAGgcagaaaatatctgaaaggagGTGTGTGTTGTTGTGGTCTTTAAACATTTTAGGAATGAGATGGCTTGTCACTCTTCTGCTTTACAGAAAATTGTTGAATTTTGTGTGTTGAGCTCACAGACTAACAGGAATAGCTGCTTAACTTTCCCAAATATTTCTTAGACTCGGTATCCATTGCTGGAAAACCCTGAAGTTTTAAGGAAAACAGCTGATGACTTCCTCAATCGAGTGGCTCTGACAGATGCATATCTGCTCTTCACTCCCTCACAGATAGCTCTTGCTGCTATAGTATCTAGTGCTTCAAGAGCAGGAATTAATATAGAAAGGtagtctttcattttctttgaaatttttgtttgtgtcgtctttaaaattgttttgctCTAGACATTCTTGGCTAACAGAAATCTGTATCTATTTCATAGGTAGCAATCTGCTACATTCTTTAAATGTGCTTCAAAACTAAAGCAGTATTGATAATTTTTTAATCCTGAAGAGAGACTGAAGTAGAGAAGCTGGAAATGCAATAGGAAGTGAGAGTATGAAATACATAAAGaattgttgaaagaaaaaaaaaaagtttttaagaGATGTCTGAGGTTGTGGGGTCAAGTAACATTATTCTGAACTGATGGCAGATAAGAATGCAGAAACTGTAAGTGCTGTACTTAAGCTTTGAATTTCCCTGGAAATAGACTAGTGTTAAGGCGCTGTTCTTCTGAATGGTCTGTCTACTTCTGCTTGCAAAGCTGTGATGAAATGCTTTGATACTGTTGCTGAAAgacataatttattttgcttgaggACTCAAGTGAcctttttctttagaaatacaaTTGCATCCACTGTATTTGGACTTTTATAACCACATGATACTCCATTTGAGTTTTGCATCAAGAGTGCAACCGCTGCAGTCACAAGGGCTGataataaagtaaaacaatTCTGTTTAAATAACTTATTTTCCACCTGACCTGCACAAATGGCAGGTTGAGGTTAGGATAGAGTTCTAGAGGTTTGAAAATCTCTTCCTCCCACAGTGTTAGTGTTTGTATTCAAAAAGTTAcaatgtaaggaaaaaaaaacctgcaactGTGCACTGGCAAATAGTGGCTTCAGTTATGGGGTCAgcataaaaattcatttaaagtTGCACAAGAGTAGGTGTTATAAACTGGACAGCTCTCAGCTTACAACAATTACTGTCTTCATGGTGGCTGGTGCATCAGAAAGCTGAGAGCTGCAACTGACTGAGTTGAATGAATTGTTATTTTGCACAGACCAAGCCGTGAATTTTATCTACAAATTTTGTTTcccagcaaggaaaaaaaagtgatgttgGCAAGGATTGCTGCTCATGTATTTTGTGGTTTTGGCTAGGTGCTGTGTGcatcttatttttttgcttgttttattttgctttaaggTGTGGAAGCAcaaatgagaaagcaaatgcTAACGCTAAAAGTGAAATCACTccaaatttcatgtttttactCAGAAGCCACGTAGAATATGTTCAGTATTGTCTCATTACTGAAGTGCACCTTCTAAGGAAACgtaaattcctttttctttaacactGGAATGTGTTAAATACTTCTGTGATAGTGTTCctctgctgtgttctgtttcttGCTAAAAGGAAGTTTGAATCTGAGAGGACGGTGCACACAGACTCTGAGCGCTTGGGATTTGTTGCCAGTGGTCGAGCTTGCTGCCAGAGGAAGCAGTTCATCTTGCAAGCTTTCCTGTCAGTTGATCTGCACGAAGAGTGCTCTTCTGTAGCTTCTGCTTTGCCTGTAGTCATACTATGCATAGTGTGATACTTCATAGAATCTTAAGTTGACTTAACTGTTAATGAAGTCTTACTGAGTTGTTTAATTCTGCAGTGCCGGTACCTTAGGTTCTTTATGTGGTTAGGAAATACTTTTGTCAAGTTCTTCGTAGAAGAATAATGCTGAAAGTGAACAACTCACTTTTTATCACTTTATAACACTCGTGCAACAGAATTGTTTTCATCAAATGGAATTGTATAGCTTTAGCAGATAGAAATtacaaataatgcattttattaagTAATGCTAGGTGTTGCAAATTATTACAGCACTTTAAgagtttattcttttttgttctgcagttatTTATCAGAGTGTTttatgctgaaagaaaacagggCATTCTTGACCAAAATACTGGAGGGCATGAAAagtaagtaaatattttaaaaagtatatatgaaagaaaatgtatctctgaagaggaaaaaaaacaaagaaaaaaatcaaccccAAACCTTTTTCACttaaagcttttgctttttgaataAAAGTGTGCTTCAAACAGTTTTCTTCACATCAAGGCCTACCAAAGATAATTAAAACATTAGCAATAGAGTGAACTTCCTACTTCCTACTTGATGGATGCTGGGGGAGAGACACTCAGTTACCTTTGATGTtaagcaaatgaaattaaaatagcagAGGACCTGATGATTCTCAAATCATGTATGTTGTAATGAATTAAGTGTTAGCAACTGATGTACTTTCAAAAGTGAGAGATCCAATTTGGGCAAACTGAGTAATGTTTCTGTGTAAGTCTTGGGTGAATAGCTTTTTTCCATTCACTGACTTGAGAGTATAGCTTTTGACAAAAGCTTGCAGGTAACTGCTTCCACCACTAGAGGATGACTTGTTAGCAAGTGATAAGTGATCTGCCAGGATTTATAACTCACTTTATTTTGTAGCCATAAAGGTAGTTCAAAAGATGCTTAGGTTTGGttatgcaaaacaaagaaagtacATTATGTGAAACACCAAGAGTGGTAGcatggtttggttttgttagGACAGTGGAAGTATGGTGCACTGATTATTTATTACCTTTTTTAATTGAACGGCAGGATTGGAGTATGGAATTATATGTGATCACTTCTCTTAATATTCTAAGCTAATGCATGTATTTAGAATAGGAGAGtattagtatttaaaaataaaaatctggcCCATTGAGTAAGCCGATTTCAGTAGTGAGTACAAGTCACCAAGGTCTGCAATTCAACTTGAATTTATAAAGCTTGAGGtgttttcccctctctctcttgctgagcaaaaaaaaaaaaaaaaaaaaaaaaaaaaaaaaccaaccccaaaacagaacaaaaaaacagactCATTTGATCTTCTGGTTTCTGTTAGTAAAATGCAGAGGGAACTTTGGGATCACATAACTTTCACTTGCAGTCCTGTGGAAGATAGCTTTACCCTATAGGCTGCTGTTCTGCAAATGCAGGATGACAGGCAGAACATTTTGAAGCAGTGGAGGTGCTAAGTCTGtgaataatttgttttacaTAGAAGTGGTGGTAGAGGAGGTCGTGTTTCCTCTGTAGCAGTTAgaagtttgattttctttctcacaagACAAACTTTATTAAGAGTAAGGTTCCGTGCTGAATACAAAAATTGCCTATTTTGAAACTTGCTAGCAGAGCAATGTGAATTCTgtaatttcctttgaaatccAAACCTGTGATGCTGACAGCCAGTTTCTGTGTAGTTCTCAGTGCTGGTGTATCTTGATGTTATTTAGAATTAAACCACTATGGTAAGATGATAGTCAAGTCATATGTATGTAATCTTGGATTCTCCTAAGTTGGAATGCTCTGTTAGATGGGAAGTTTCATAAGCAAATGTTTTGTGAGCTGGAGAAGTTAGTACCTGGAACACCTAACGCTGGCTTTGAAAAAATGCAAGGATTTTATTTGGAAAGCtttctgtttcagctgctgTAATACTTGCCTTACAGCTTGTTGAAGTCTATTTTAGAAAACAAGtaacagtattttcaaaacCTAGCAGAAGTTTGAAAGGTGAAACAATATTTGAAGGTTAGATACAAGGGATAAGCCATGAAAGTAGCCACACTACTGATTGATACTGAGCTTGTGTAGTTCACTTTGTGAAATAGGAGTTACCTAATTTGCTTAGAGATATGTTGTTGCCACCACAGGCATGAAAAATCTTATAAAGAAGTACGAACTGCCAAGACCTGAAGAGGTTGCAGCTCTAAAACAGAAGTTAGAGAAGTGTCACAGCCTGGAGCTTTCACTTAGCACTAACATGTAAGTAGATACTGCTCTGTAATGTATtatccctctttttcttttttttaatgcggTGGGAACATTACTTAATGCTGGTCttgcagtgaatgaaaatgaaaacatgtcaACATATTGTAAGAGTGTCAGTTCAGATTCTTGGTTCTCAGGATCAGGTAGTTAAACAATGCTTAAATACGTTCTATGCAGATTTGCATTGCAGGCCCTAGTGGTGCttattttttaacacaaaaCTGGAATCCTGAGTGGCTTCTAAATATGATCTCATGTCTTGAGAATCATGGTCTTCAGAATTATGTGAATTCTGTAAGGAGTTAATGCTTTCTTAAGAATGATGTTGCAGGTAAAGGACTTGCTAACATTTTCTATCTGCCCTTTTCATTTTAGTACCCACTGTGAACTTCTAGTAGGCTGCTATTTTTGAATtttgatagcttttttttttttttttaatgtgacagATTTGTTCATAAACTAACCTAAAATACTGTACCAGATAATGAGTCTGACTCTAAAACttgttttttcctatttggGGCttaggaagaagaggaaaattgGTGAAGATGATGAATATAACTCAAAAAAGCCTAAAATGGATGAGGTCAGTTAATGTACAAGACATTACTTTTCCACTCAGTAGTAACTGGCAAAACCCGCACATTGTTGAGACAAA from Lagopus muta isolate bLagMut1 chromosome Z, bLagMut1 primary, whole genome shotgun sequence carries:
- the CCNH gene encoding cyclin-H isoform X1 translates to MFYSSSQRRYWTFRSEEDLARSRADANRKFRSKAVAGGKVQQGDLFLLEAHEELAICKYYEKRLLDFCAVFKPAMPRSVVGTACIYFKRFYLSNSVMEYHPRIIMLTCAFLACKVDEFNVSSSQFVGNLRESPLGQEKALEQILEYELLLIQQLNFHLIVHNPYRPFEGILIDLKTRYPLLENPEVLRKTADDFLNRVALTDAYLLFTPSQIALAAIVSSASRAGINIESYLSECFMLKENRAFLTKILEGMKSMKNLIKKYELPRPEEVAALKQKLEKCHSLELSLSTNMKKRKIGEDDEYNSKKPKMDENGLMKTLGTCEAYSFAYCSVAHVNLLIEGSVD
- the CCNH gene encoding cyclin-H isoform X2, with translation MFYSSSQRRYWTFRSEEDLARSRADANRKFRSKAVAGGKVQQGDLFLLEAHEELAICKYYEKRLLDFCAVFKPAMPRSVVGTACIYFKRFYLSNSVMEYHPRIIMLTCAFLACKVDEFNVSSSQFVGNLRESPLGQEKALEQILEYELLLIQQLNFHLIVHNPYRPFEGILIDLKTRYPLLENPEVLRKTADDFLNRVALTDAYLLFTPSQIALAAIVSSASRAGINIESYLSECFMLKENRAFLTKILEGMKSMKNLIKKYELPRPEEVAALKQKLEKCHSLELSLSTNMKKRKIGEDDEYNSKKPKMDEEEWTDEDLGDL
- the CCNH gene encoding cyclin-H isoform X3 produces the protein MQVLREEAAGFLCRLQASHATGTACIYFKRFYLSNSVMEYHPRIIMLTCAFLACKVDEFNVSSSQFVGNLRESPLGQEKALEQILEYELLLIQQLNFHLIVHNPYRPFEGILIDLKTRYPLLENPEVLRKTADDFLNRVALTDAYLLFTPSQIALAAIVSSASRAGINIESYLSECFMLKENRAFLTKILEGMKSMKNLIKKYELPRPEEVAALKQKLEKCHSLELSLSTNMKKRKIGEDDEYNSKKPKMDENGLMKTLGTCEAYSFAYCSVAHVNLLIEGSVD